In one Halichondria panicea chromosome 4, odHalPani1.1, whole genome shotgun sequence genomic region, the following are encoded:
- the LOC135334763 gene encoding sushi, von Willebrand factor type A, EGF and pentraxin domain-containing protein 1-like isoform X5, with product MMTATYTCNTGYNIAGSNTRTCGATALWTPDAPTCAPVDCGSLTVPINGQVSTSSGTTFMSTATYTCNTGYTLNGVLTRTCQANGNWDLTVPTCDLVDCGPLTAPFNGAVNTSSGTTFMMTATYTCNTYNGSTTRTCGATGIWSGSEPTSTIYLTLGSTLYNTNNIEILITDIGQDDLGARGGLPYLTCHTDLTTCCRNVADNGGNGPLGQWTYLNGSEVLNNKDSTTAGQQFYRLRNEPQLIRLNRRQNVNPLTPTGSYCCTVPTTGGSMTLCANLVVCPSLPPLMDGVISYSDSTLGENTVATHTCEAGSALTTDLATRTCGVTSSGVGDWSGSPLVCAGTACPDPTDLQNGWISYSTVSANSYRRVTTVATYFRSCTVGLETGGTSVRTCSGGVWIGSEQPCIASNTTCSHHLTAPTNGMIGYNAETMDPRPVNTVATYTCITGYTVTGSNTRTCGSDGMWSGSKPTCTIVTCPTLTNIAVNVPSNNFGSTATYTCNTGYTINGDTTRMCQADGTWSGTEPTCQLICPNLPVPTNGAVMYSDTTMPRAVDSMATYTCNPGYQVTGLMVRTCTVSGWSTGDDPVCIAICPDLTLTNGAISYSPATSPILERTTATHSCTTTGYQLSSSTTTKTCQSDRMWSGVTLTCNPVPCGNPPTVINSGRTFTGTTFGAMATYSCNTGYQRSGSATITCQANGSWSAAPVCTVVDCGSLSAPTNGGVMTTGTTYQSTATYSCDNGYTRSGDQTRVCQASGDWNGSEPACNLVDCGALTVTNGTVDTSSGTTFMMTATYTCNNGYTLTGDTTRMCGAGGSWTLMEPTCVVVDCGPLTDPSNGMAVNTPTTTFESTATYSCNTGYTLTGNMTRTCQAKGDWSGSAPTCDIVACPALSDPNNGMVDVPNNTFMSNATYACVHGHNLTGGSTTRTCGSDGVWSGSDPTCTPVDCGSLSDPSNGAVDTSSGTTFMRTATYTCNTGYTLTGSNTRTCQADTDWSGSEPACDIVTCPALSDPTNGMVDVPSNNFGSIATYTCNRGHNLTGDATRTCEATGMWSGSVACNLINCGDLTGPDNGLVTIRIGNFGSNASYTCETGYMLNGDMTRMCQDNGDWSGTAPTCDTVDCSDLTDPTDGAVNTSSGTTFNMNATYSCNTGYNLNGTNARTCQADRMWSGNEPACDIVTCPALSDPNNGMVDVPNNNFGTVANYTCNTGYMLTGDVIRVCEVTGDWSGTTSTCDIITCPTLSDPTNGTVDVPSNNFESTATYACDTGYNLTGGSSTRICGSDGVWSDSDPTCTPLDCGSLSDPSNGAVDTSSGTTFMMTATYTCNTGYTLTGSNTRTCQADTDWSGSEPACDIVTCPALSDPTNGMVDVPSNNFGSIATYTCNRGHNLTGDATRTCEATGMWSGRVACNLINCGDLTGPDNGLVTIRIGNFGSNASYTCETGYMLNGDMTRMCQDNGDWSGSAPTCDTVDCGDLTDPTDGAVNTSSGTTFNMNATYSCNTGYNLNGTNARTCQADRMWSGSEPSCDIVTCPALSDPHNGMVDVPNNNFGTVANYTCNTGYMLTGDVIRVCEVNGDWSGTASTCDIITCPTLSDPTNGTVDVPSNNLESIATYACDTGYNLTGGSSTRTCGSDGVWSGSDPTCTPLDCGSLSDPSNGAVDTSSGTTFMMTATYTCNTGYTLTGSKTRTCQADTDWSGSEPACDIVTCPALSDPTNGMVDVPSNNFMSNATYTCVRGHNLTGGSSTRTCGSDGVWSGSDPTCTSVDCGSLSDPSNGAVPTSSGTTFMMTVTYSCNTGYTLTGSNTRTCQADTDWSGSEPACDIVTCPALSDPTNGMVDVPSNNFGSIATYTCNRGHNLTGDATRTCEATGMWSGSVACNLINCGDLTGPDNGLVTIRIGNFGSNASYTCETGYMLNGDMTRMCQDNGDWSGSAPTCDTVDCGDLTDPTDGAVNTSSGTTFNMNATYSCNTGYNLNGTNTRTCQADRMWSGNEPACDIVTCSALSDPTNGMVSVPNNNFGTVANYMCNTGYMLTGDVIRVCEVNGDWSGTASTCDTVVTCPTLTDPTNGIVDVPSNNLESTATYACDTGYNLTGGISIRTCGSDGVWSGSDPTCTSVDCGSLYAPSNGAVDTSSGTTFMMTATYTCNTGYTLTGSNTRTCGANGGWTPNPPICDPVDCGPLTDPSNGMVDVTTTTFGSTATYTCNTGYMLTGDTTRTCGAGGQWSSSAPTCNPVDCGAPPTISDGSRTLAGTTFGETTTYTCTTSGFSISGSATITCQANGSWEPEPACTMDPIDCGTPLSVSNGSPGTPSNTMLNGVVTYTCVTGYEVSNGVTTAMATCMASGMWETVPTCSPVNCGSPPSGTNASPGTPTSTTLGGTVTYTCDPGYWISRGDITTTATCMASGVWETLPTCSRIVCEAERDSVWWLFVPATLAGTSYTQQCPQNGTGTTLGTATRFCTLGGVWEAVITDNCTREVIISLSNMANELFSRNASQNNASQNEVDNLLVSLTEATSVNATGDSTIFPQDLSTTNTIVKSSVNYLVQNVEIASPVSSLNFSEEVMNIFNNVLDERNIGGWERLQENSAAESQQLLLSAELYGQYVSLALRSEAVDTGNMTEITLVRQNIVLSAMEVDPTNLDDIIFPKVVKVSEETGSAQSTISAALLAERGSQEGNVTAVNILFSNLEDFLPNTNLEMNTTRPVTQVISSQVFSNVKLNNSQTRATFRFTTQKFSEDEVVENARCVFWSVSSDAANSTWSKEGVTTVSVDEDKQMRVYNIVCESSHFTAFAVLVDVTGALNDTTPEIRFALSVVTYAGCSISIFFLFFSIFYFLSLRKELLTKVHYFIHLNLSISLLLGYLVFLTGVETAVANKVACVFVAALLHYLFTTVFFWMLCEGIMLYLMLVVVFNRISKKWWIFFIIGWVVPVIPVAISAGIIHDQYGTEEYCWIAVGGGDKGAIWAFVVPMLLVVLANIFFLLAALRSVYNLKKSTMQQTGKKESLQLFSQLFKASVILLPLLGLTWVFGLLSVNSSTIVFAWLFSIFNSLQGLFVFIFHVLRSEKVTNFLKQCRKSVASTSTSGKYNTSNPTSVFQLRKVSMQDEVIKDDEIASA from the exons atgatgactgctacctacacctgtaacactggatacaacatTGCTGGATCAAACACTCGGACTTGTGGGGCCACTGCATTGTGGACTCCAGATGCCCCCACCTGTGCAC ctgttgactgtggttccCTCACTGTTCCTATTAACGGGCAAGTTagtacatcctctggaaccacctttaTGAGCAcagccacctacacctgtaacactggctacactctcaatggagtaTTAACTAGAACCTGTCAAGCTAATGGAAACTGGGACCTAACCGTACCTACCTGTGATC TTGTTGACTGTGGCCCCCTCACTGCCCCCTTCAATGGAGCAGtgaacacatcctctggaactaccttcatgatgactgctacctacacctgtaacacatACAATGGATCCAcaaccaggacttgtggggcTACTGGAATCTGGAGTGGCAGTGAACCAACATCTACCA TCTACCTGACTCTGGGATCAACCTTATATAATACCAATAACATTGAGATACTCATCACTGACATTGGACAAGATGACTTAGGTGCACGTGGTGGTCTCCCATATctcacctgtcacactgacctcACTACCTGCTGTAGAAATGTTGCTGACAACGGTGGTAATGGACCACTAGGACAGTGGACGTATCTTAATGGGAGTGAGGTACTGAACAATAAGGACTCAACGACTGCTGGACAGCAGTTCTACAGGCTAAGGAATGAACCTCAGCTCATCAGACTAAACCGTAGACAGAATGTCAACCCCCTCACTCCAACCGGGTCCTAttgttgtactgtaccaactacTGGAGGAAGTATGACCCTCTGTGCTAACCTGG TTGTGTGCCCCTCCCTCCCACCACTGATGGATGGAGTGATCTCCTACTCTGACTCAACACTGGGTGAGAACACTGTGGCCACTCACACCTGTGAGGCTGGGTCTGCCCTCACCACTGACCTCGCTACTAGGACCTGTGGAGTGACTAGTAGTGGTGTGGGTGACTGGTCCGGGTCACCTCTGGTGTGTGCAG GGACTGCCTGTCCAGACCCCACTGATCTACAAAATGGATGGATCAGCTACAGCACTGTATCAGCTAATAGCTACAGACGAGTTActactgtggccacctacttCAGAAGTTGTACCGTTGGCTTGGAAACTGGCGGTACCTCAGTGAGGACGTGTAGTGGTGGTGTTTGGATTGGCAGTGAACAACCTTGTATAG CTTCCAATACCACCTGCTCTCACCACTTGACTGCTccaaccaatggaatgattgGCTATAATGCAGAAACCATGGACCCTAGACCAGTGAACACCGTGGCTACCTACACTTGTATCACTGGATACACTGTGACTGGCAGCaacaccaggacttgtgggagtgatggaatgtggagtgggtctAAACCCACTTGTACAA TTGTCACCTGTCCAACCCTCACTAATATAGCAGTCAACGTACCTAGTAACAACTTTGGAAGCACTGcaacctacacctgtaacactggctacactatCAATGGAGACACCACTAGGATGTGTCAAGCTGATGGAACCTGGAGTGGGACTGAACCAACTTGTCAGC TGATCTGTCCAAACCTCCCTGTACCAACCAATGGAGCAGTGATGTACAGTGACACCACCATGCCCAGAGCTGTGGACTCCAtggctacctacacctgtaaccctgGCTACCAGGTGACTGGACTGATGGTGAGGACGTGTACTGTCAGTGGATGGAGCACTGGAGATGACCCTGTCTGTATTG ccatCTGTCCTGACCTCACCCTCACCAATGGAGCAATCAGTTACAGTCCAGCTACCTCCCCCATACTAGAGAGAACCACGGCTACACACAGCTGTACTACCACTGGGTACCAACTGTCCTCATCCACTACCACTAAGACCTGTCAGTCTGACAGAATGTGGAGTGGAGTAACCCTCACTTGTAACC CTGTCCCCTGTGGCAACCCTCCTACTGTTATCAATAGTGGCAGGACTTTCACTGGTACCACATTCGGAGCAATGGCTACCTACTCCTGCAACACTGGGTATCAAAGGTCAGGATCAGCCACGATAACTTGTCAGGCTAATGGGAGCTGGAGTGCAGCACCAGTGTGTACAG TGGTTGATTGTGGCTCATTGAGTGCTCCTACCAATGGAGGAGTCATGACAACAGGAACCACCTACCAAAGTACTgctacctacagctgtgacaATGGCTACACACGTAGTGGAGATCAGACCAGGGTTTGTCAGGCTAGTGGAGACTGGAATGGGTCAGAACCTGCTTGTAATC TTGTTGACTGTGGAGCTCTAACTGTTACCAATGGaacagtggacacatcctctggaaccaccttcatgatgactgctacctacacctgtaacaatGGCTACACTCTGACTGGAGACACCACCAGAATGTGTGGGGCTGGTGGGAGCTGGACACTCATGGAGCCTACTTGTGTTG ttgttgactgtggCCCCCTCACTGACCCCTCCAATGGTATGGCCGTTAATACACCCACTACCACATTTGAGAGCACTGCTACCTACTcttgtaacactggctacactctgacTGGAAATATGACCAGAACTTGTCAGGCTAAGGGAGACTGGAGTGGGTCTGCTCCAACATGTGATA TTGTCGCCTGTCCAGCTCTCTCTGACCCCAACAATGGAATGGTTGATGTGCCTAACAACACCTTCATGAGCAATGCCACCTATGCCTGTGTCCATGGCCACAATCTGACTGGAGGCAGcaccaccaggacttgtgggagtgatggagtgtggagtggcaGTGATCCAACGTGTACTC CTGTGGATTGTGGCTCTCTCTCTGACccctccaatggagcagtggacacatcctctggaaccaccttcatgaggactgctacctacacctgtaacactgggtaCACTCTGACTGGCAGCAACACCAGGACTTGTCAAGCTGATACAGACTGGAGTGGCAGTGAACCAGCTTGTGATA TTGTCACCTGTCCAGCTCTCTCTGACCCCACCAATGGAATGGTTGATGTGCCTAGCAACAACTTTGGGAGCATTGCCACCTACACTTGTAACCGTGGCCACAATCTGACTGGAGATGCCACTAGGACTTGTGAGGCTactggaatgtggagtggcaGTGTAGCTTGTAATC TTATTAACTGTGGCGACCTCACTGGCCCGGACAATGGCTTGGTCACTATACGTATTGGAAACTTTGGTAGCAATGCTTCCTACACGTGTGAAACTGGCTACATGCTGAATGGAGATATGACCAGAATGTGTCAGGATAATGGAGACTGGAGTGGGactgctccaacttgtgata CTGTTGACTGTAGTGACCTCACTGACCCCACTGATGGAGCAGtgaacacatcctctggaaccacttTTAATATGAATGCCACTTAcagctgtaacactggctacaatCTAAATGGAACAAACGCTAGGACTTGTCAGGCGGATAGAATGTGGAGTGGCAATGAACCAGCTTGTGATA TTGTCACCTGTCCAGCTCTCTCTGACCCTAATAATGGAATGGTTGATGTGCCTAACAACAACTTTGGGACCGTTGCTAACTACAcgtgtaacactggctacatgcTGACTGGAGATGTAATTAGAGTTTGTGAGGTTACTGGAGACTGGAGCGGGACTACTTCAACTTGTGATA TTATCACCTGTCCAACTCTCTCTGACCCCACCAATGGAACGGTTGATGTACCTAGCAACAACTTTGAAAGTACTGCCACCTATgcctgtgacactggatacaaTCTGACTGGAGGCAGCAGCACCAGGatttgtgggagtgatggagtgtggagtgacAGTGATCCAACATGTACTC CTTTGGATTGTGGCTCTCTCTCTGACccctccaatggagcagtggacacttcctctggaaccaccttcatgatgactgccacctacacctgtaacactggatacactctgaCTGGCAGCAACACTAGGACTTGTCAAGCTGATACAGACTGGAGTGGCAGTGAACCAGCTTGTGATA TTGTCACCTGTCCAGCTCTCTCTGACCCCACCAATGGAATGGTTGATGTGCCTAGCAACAACTTTGGGAGCATTGCCACCTACACTTGTAACCGTGGCCACAATCTGACTGGAGATGCCACTAGGACTTGTGAGGCTactggaatgtggagtggcaGGGTAGCTTGTAATC TTATTAACTGTGGCGACCTCACTGGCCCGGACAATGGCTTGGTCACTATACGTATTGGAAACTTTGGTAGCAATGCTTCCTACACGTGTGAAACTGGCTACATGCTGAATGGAGATATGACCAGAATGTGTCAGGATAATGGAGACTGGAGTGGGtctgctccaacttgtgata ctgttgactgtggtgaCCTCACTGACCCCACTGATGGAGCAGtgaacacatcctctggaaccacttTTAATATGAATGCTACTTAcagctgtaacactggctacaatCTAAATGGAACAAACGCTAGGACTTGTCAGGCAGATAGAATGTGGAGTGGCAGTGAACCATCTTGTGATA TTGTCACCTGTCCAGCTCTCTCTGACCCTCATAATGGAATGGTTGATGTGCCTAACAACAACTTTGGAACCGTTGCTAACTACAcgtgtaacactggctacatgcTGACTGGAGATGTAATTAGAGTTTGTGAGGTTAATGGAGACTGGAGCGGGACTGCTTCAACTTGTGATA TTATCACCTGTCCAACTCTCTCTGACCCCACCAATGGAACGGTTGATGTACCTAGCAACAACCTTGAAAGTATTGCCACCTAcgcctgtgacactggctacaatCTGACTGGAGGCAGcagcaccaggacttgtgggagtgatggagtgtggagtggcaGTGATCCAACATGTACTC CTTTGGATTGTGGCTCTCTCTCTGACccctccaatggagcagtggacacttcctctggaaccaccttcatgatgactgctacctacacctgtaacactggatacactctgaCTGGCAGCAAAACCAGGACTTGTCAAGCTGATACAGACTGGAGTGGCAGTGAACCAGCTTGTGATA TTGTCACCTGTCCAGCCCTCTCTGACCCCACTAATGGAATGGTTGATGTGCCTAGCAACAACTTCATGAGCAatgccacctacacctgtgtccGTGGCCACAATCTGACTGGAGGCAGcagcaccaggacttgtgggagtgatggggTGTGGAGTGGCAGTGATCCAACATGTACTT CTGTGGATTGTGGCTCTCTCTCTGACCCTTCCAATGGAGCAGTTcccacatcctctggaaccacctttaTGATGACTGTCACCTACTCCTGTAACACTGGGTACACTCTTACTGGCAGCAACACTAGGACTTGTCAAGCTGATACAGACTGGAGTGGCAGTGAACCTGCTTGTGATA TTGTCACCTGTCCAGCCCTCTCTGACCCCACCAATGGAATGGTTGATGTGCCTAGCAACAACTTTGGGAGCATTGCCACCTACACTTGTAACCGTGGCCACAATCTGACTGGAGATGCCACTAGGACTTGTGAGGCTactggaatgtggagtggcaGTGTAGCTTGTAATC TTATTAACTGTGGCGACCTCACTGGCCCGGACAATGGCTTGGTCACTATACGTATTGGAAACTTTGGTAGCAATGCTTCCTACACGTGTGAAACTGGCTACATGCTGAATGGAGATATGACCAGAATGTGTCAGGATAATGGAGACTGGAGTGGGtctgctccaacttgtgata ctgttgactgtggtgaCCTCACTGACCCCACTGATGGAGCAGtgaacacatcctctggaaccacttTTAATATGAATGCTACTTAcagctgtaacactggctacaatCTGAATGGAACAAACACTAGGACTTGTCAGGCGGATAGAATGTGGAGTGGCAATGAACCAGCTTGTGATA TTGTCACCTGCTCAGCCCTCTCTGACCCCACCAATGGAATGGTCAGTGTGCCTAACAACAACTTTGGGACCGTTGCTAACTACAtgtgtaacactggctacatgcTGACTGGAGATGTAATTAGAGTTTGTGAGGTTAATGGAGACTGGAGCGGGACTGCTTCAACTTGTGATA CAGTTGTCACCTGTCCAACTCTCACTGACCCCACCAATGGAATAGTTGATGTACCTAGCAACAACCTTGAAAGTACTGCCACCTACgcctgtgacactggatacaaTCTGACTGGAGGCATCAGCatcaggacttgtgggagtgatggagtgtggagtggcaGTGATCCGACATGTACTT ctgttgactgtggttccctgtacgccccctccaatggagcagtggacacatcctctggaaccaccttcatgatgactgctacctacacctgtaacactggatacactctgaCTGGCAGTaacaccaggacttgtggggcAAATGGAGGCTGGACTCCTAATCCACCCATTTGTGATC ctgttgactgtggccCCCTCACCGACCCCTCCAATGGTATGGTTGATGTAACTACTACCACCTTTGGGagcactgctacctacacctgtaacactggctacatgcTGACTGGAGACACTACTAGGACTTGTGGGGCTGGTGGACAGTGGAGCTCTAGTGCACCTACTTGTAATC ctgttgactgtggagCCCCTCCCACCATTTCTGATGGCAGTAGGACACTAGCTGGTACAACATTTGGAGAGACGACCACCTACACCTGCACCACTAGTGGGTTCAGTATCTCTGGATCAGCCACCATAACTTGTCAGGCTAATGGGAGCTGGGAACCTGAGCCAGCCTGTACTATGGATC CCATTGATTGTGGGACACCTCTCTCTGTCTCTAATGGCTCTCCTGGCACACCCTCCAACACAATGCTCAATGGAGTggtgacctacacctgtgtcacTGGGTATGAGGTCTCCAATGGAGTCACCACAGCAATGGCTACCTGTATGGCTAGTGGGATGTGGGAGACTGTACCAACTTGTTCAC CTGTGAATTGTGGCTCCCCTCCCTCTGGTACCAATGCATCTCCTGGAACACCCACCAGCACAACTCTTGGAGGGACagtgacctacacctgtgacccTGGGTACTGGATCTCTCGAGGAGACATCACAACAACGGCTACCTGTATGGCTAGTGGAGTGTGGGAGACTCTACCAACTTGTTCAC GCATAGTTTGTGAAGCTGAGCGTGATTCTGTATGGTGGCTTTTCGTCCCTGCCACTTTGGCTGGCACTTCATATACCCAGCAATGCCCACAAAATGGAACTGGAACAACTTTAG GTACTGCGACTCGTTTCTGTACACTGGGTGGTGTCTGGGAAGCAGTGATCACAGATAACTGCACTAGGGAAGTGATAATCTCACTTAGTAACATG GCAAATGAACTGTTTTCTAGAAATGCATCTCAGAACAATGCATCTCAGAACGAAGTTGACAACCTTCTTGTTTCTCTTACGGAGGCTACTAGTGTAAATGCAACAGGAGACTCCACCATATTCCCCCAAGATCTCAGCACTACTAATACGATCGTCAAGTCAAGTGTGAACTACCTCGTTCAAAACGTTGAGATTGCTAGCCCCGTGTCTTCTCTCAATTTTAGTGAA GAAGTTATGAACATTTTCAACAATGTTCTGGATGAGAGGAATATCGGAGGATGGGAAAGATTGCAGGAG AATTCTGCTGCTGAAAGTCAGCAATTGCTGTTGAGTGCAGAGTTATATGGTCAGTATGTGTCATTGGCACTAAGGAGTGAAGCTGTGGATACAGGCAACATGACGGAGATCACTCTTGTGAGACAGAACATCG TTCTATCTGCAATGGAAGTTGACCCCACTAATTTGGATGACATTATCTTTCCTAAAGTTGTCAAAGTCAGTGAAGAAACAGGCTCAGCCCAGAGTACCATATCAGCTGCTCTTCTGGCGGAGAGAGGCTCTCAAG AGGGGAATGTTACAGCAGTCAACATTCTATTTTCCAACTTGGAGGATTTTCTTCCAAACACCAATCTTGAAAT GAACACCACCAGACCAGTAACACAGGTTATTTCTAGTCAAGTCTTCTCCAATGTAAAGTTAAATAACTCTCAGACACGGGCAACCTTCAGATTCACCACCCAAAAG TTTTCTGAAGATGAAGTTGTTGAAAATGCAAGATGTGTATTTTGGAGTGTTTCTAG tGATGCTGCCAACAGCACGTGGTCCAAGGAAGGTGTGACTACAGTCAGTGTGGATGAAGACaagcaaatgagagtatataATATTGTCTGTGAGAGCAGTCACTTCACAGCATTTGCTGTTCTAGTGGATGTCACTGGAGCACTGAAT GACACAACTCCAGAGATCAGGTTTGCTCTATCGGTGGTGACTTATGCTGGTTGTTCCATCTCCATCTTTTTTCTATTTTTTTCTATCTTCTATTTCTTGTCACTGAG AAAAGAGCTGTTGACCAAGGTTCATTACTTCATCCATCTCAACCTGTCTATTTCTTTGCTCCTTGGTTACCTGGTGTTCCTGACAGGAGTGGAGACTGCTGTGGCCAACAAG GtagcgtgtgtgtttgtggctgcTCTCCTTCACTACTTGTTCACTACTGTGTTCTTTTGGATGCTGTGTGAGGGAATCATGCTCTATCTCATGTTGGTGGTTGTCTTCAACCGAATATCCAAGAAATGGTGGATATTCTTTATTATTGGATGGG TTGttccagtgataccagtggcTATATCTGCTGgaattattcatgaccagTATGGCACAGAAGAGTA TTGTTGGATTGCTGTTGGTGGCGGTGATAAAGGAGCCATATGGGCATTTGTTGTACCGATGCTACTAGTTGTTCTG gcgAATATATTCTTCCTCTTGGCTGCTTTGCGCAGTGTCTATAATCTGAAAAAATCAACCATGCAACAAACTGGGAAGAAGGAATCTTTACAGTTATTCTC acaaCTCTTCAAGGCCTCCGTAATTCTCCTTCCATTGCTCGGGCTGACTTGGGTGTTTGGTCTACTCTCAGTCAACAGCAGCACCATTGTGTTTGCATGGTTGTTCTCTATCTTTAACTCACTGCAAGGCTTGTTCGTGTTCATCTTCCATGTGCTCAGGAGTGAAAAG GTCACAAACTTCCTAAAGCAGTGCAGAAAGAGTGTTGCATCAACTTCTACCTCAGGAAAATAcaatacg